A window of the bacterium genome harbors these coding sequences:
- a CDS encoding T9SS type A sorting domain-containing protein, translated as MKKMIVSFLVLFLLVITSYAQEGWLFQNSQSTNYLWSVQFTDDLTGWVVGEDNTILKTTDAGNSWINQQVAANIFLKDVHFIENSYGWIVGTEGTFPNDTAIILRTTNEGVNWTKNLIGDSLMLESVYFVSQNTGWVVGTFGLEWPDIFGIILKTTDGGSTWVKNYNSDTTSEFFDIYFLDQNTGWVVGRDGKILKTTDSGTNWTDHSISAHALKSIFFIDQNDGWAVGGFGGLGLLAKTTNGGIDWSIQTLANTAWLQSVYFVDEKIGWAVGNVGIILNSVDGGINWTFQQSGTYSWLYSVWFVDELNGWAVGRAGTILHTSDGGVSFIGIDENKLSKDYSLSQNFPNPFNPSTTIAYQIPQTGFVTLKVYDILGREVATIVNEEKPAGSYEVEFNPALSIKNPASGIYFYQLQAGNYSETKKMILLQ; from the coding sequence ATGAAAAAAATGATCGTTTCTTTCTTAGTTTTATTTCTTTTGGTAATAACTTCATACGCACAAGAGGGTTGGTTGTTTCAAAATTCACAATCTACTAATTACCTATGGTCTGTCCAATTCACAGACGATTTAACAGGATGGGTTGTTGGGGAAGATAACACTATACTTAAAACCACTGACGCTGGAAATAGTTGGATAAATCAACAAGTAGCTGCGAATATTTTTTTAAAAGATGTACATTTCATTGAAAATAGTTATGGCTGGATTGTAGGTACCGAAGGAACATTTCCGAATGACACAGCAATTATTCTAAGAACGACAAACGAAGGTGTAAATTGGACAAAGAATTTGATTGGTGATAGTCTTATGTTGGAATCCGTTTACTTTGTAAGTCAAAATACTGGATGGGTTGTTGGTACTTTTGGACTAGAATGGCCAGATATTTTCGGAATAATTTTAAAAACGACAGATGGAGGTTCAACTTGGGTAAAAAATTACAATAGTGATACAACTTCAGAATTTTTTGATATCTATTTTTTGGATCAGAACACAGGGTGGGTTGTTGGTAGAGATGGAAAGATTCTTAAAACTACAGATAGTGGCACAAACTGGACAGATCACTCAATTTCCGCACACGCTTTAAAATCAATATTTTTTATTGATCAAAATGACGGGTGGGCAGTTGGTGGATTTGGTGGACTAGGTCTATTAGCCAAGACAACAAATGGAGGAATAGACTGGTCTATACAGACTCTTGCAAATACTGCATGGTTGCAATCAGTCTATTTTGTGGATGAAAAAATAGGTTGGGCAGTAGGTAATGTTGGAATAATATTAAATTCTGTTGATGGAGGTATCAATTGGACATTCCAACAAAGTGGAACCTATTCGTGGTTATATTCAGTTTGGTTTGTAGATGAATTAAATGGTTGGGCAGTTGGTAGAGCAGGTACAATATTGCATACTTCGGATGGTGGTGTAAGTTTTATTGGAATTGATGAAAATAAATTATCAAAAGATTATTCATTGTCTCAAAACTTCCCCAACCCATTCAACCCATCGACGACAATTGCTTATCAAATTCCACAAACAGGATTTGTTACACTGAAAGTGTATGACATTCTTGGAAGAGAAGTTGCAACAATAGTTAACGAAGAAAAACCGGCGGGTAGTTATGAGGTTGAATTTAATCCAGCATTAAGTATCAAGAATCCAGCATCTGGGATTTATTTCTATCAGCTTCAAGCGGGTAATTACTCTGAAACAAAGAAAATGATTTTGCTACAATAA
- a CDS encoding replication-associated recombination protein A encodes MKSKKSDSTSKLPSTPLADRVRPKSLEQFYGQDHLVGDGKPIRLMIDNQTVTSFILWGPPGTGKTTLAQIIANETDSKFYQISAVSAGVKEVRYIIQIAEHNKTLELRTILFIDEIHRFNKAQQDALLHSVESGLIILIGATTENPSFEVIPALRSRARVYVLNELSKNDLHKILHNAISKDEYLSKYNIEVPDEDYLLYLSGGDARIMLSIFESAVIQEMDKEKILITKELLDNIIQRKNVAYDKGGEEHYNLISAFIKSVRGSDPDAALYWLARMLEGGEDPLFIARRLIVLASEDIGNASPNGLVLAEAAFSAVEKIGMPEARIILAQCTTYLASSPKSNASYMGISKAEQEVKTQPVYPVPIHLRNAPTKLMKELGYGEKYKYPHDYDNNFLIEKYVPEEMDAKQFYFPTENGQEKNMKDRLKTLWKGKKKY; translated from the coding sequence TTGAAATCGAAGAAAAGTGACAGTACTTCCAAATTACCTTCAACACCGCTAGCCGACAGGGTAAGACCAAAATCACTTGAACAATTTTATGGACAGGATCATCTTGTTGGTGATGGCAAACCAATCAGGTTGATGATTGATAATCAAACAGTTACTTCTTTCATACTTTGGGGACCACCGGGAACAGGAAAAACAACTCTCGCGCAAATTATAGCAAATGAAACCGATTCAAAATTTTATCAAATAAGTGCTGTCTCTGCCGGAGTGAAAGAAGTAAGATATATTATTCAGATTGCTGAGCACAATAAAACTCTCGAATTACGTACGATACTTTTCATAGATGAAATTCATCGTTTCAATAAAGCACAACAGGATGCACTTCTTCATTCAGTCGAATCGGGATTGATAATTTTAATTGGTGCAACAACTGAAAATCCGTCCTTCGAAGTGATACCAGCATTACGTTCTCGGGCAAGAGTTTATGTGCTGAATGAATTATCTAAAAATGACCTCCATAAAATTCTGCACAATGCAATTTCGAAAGATGAATATCTGTCCAAGTATAATATTGAAGTACCTGATGAAGATTATCTACTGTATCTCTCCGGTGGTGATGCAAGAATTATGCTCAGCATATTTGAGTCAGCAGTGATTCAGGAAATGGATAAAGAAAAAATATTAATCACCAAAGAACTACTTGATAATATCATTCAGAGAAAAAATGTTGCTTATGATAAAGGCGGAGAAGAACATTACAATTTAATTTCAGCATTCATTAAAAGTGTTCGGGGAAGTGATCCTGATGCAGCACTATACTGGCTTGCAAGAATGCTTGAAGGCGGTGAAGATCCTTTATTCATTGCAAGAAGATTGATTGTTCTTGCTTCCGAAGATATCGGTAATGCTTCACCAAATGGATTAGTGCTGGCTGAAGCAGCATTTAGTGCTGTAGAAAAAATCGGTATGCCTGAAGCCAGGATTATTCTTGCTCAATGCACAACTTATCTTGCATCAAGTCCGAAAAGTAATGCTTCATATATGGGAATATCAAAAGCTGAGCAGGAAGTTAAAACGCAGCCGGTTTATCCTGTCCCGATTCACCTTCGTAATGCACCTACTAAATTAATGAAAGAGCTCGGTTATGGAGAGAAATATAAATATCCCCACGATTACGACAACAATTTCCTGATTGAGAAATATGTCCCTGAAGAGATGGATGCAAAGCAGTTTTACTTTCCAACAGAAAACGGACAGGAAAAAAATATGAAAGATCGCCTAAAAACTTTGTGGAAGGGGAAGAAGAAATATTAA
- a CDS encoding T9SS type A sorting domain-containing protein: MKKIFYSILISFLFQQFVFSQEGWFQQSPFPTGEMLNSVKFIELTGCAVGYNGTIVITTDGGETWTKQESGVSSTLNSIFLYDQNVGWAVGDDGVVLKTTDSGITWLDKSTNFLNNLTSVHFTDSNVGYIVGENGIILKTINGGDNWINQMSNTNFWLFSVYFIDQNIGWIVGDDYGLTGIFLKTTDGGTNWINQSEGITTGLYSVNFIDEYKGWVVGYADSIYMTSDGGTSWISQSSGTYSSLISIDFTDQNYGSIVGNNGTILITTDGGLQWINSLSGTFYHLTSVNFINQNSGWAVGELGTILNTTDGGLSWKNQVKGTQDYLNSVCFVDENIGWTVGGEIHKTTDGGTNWITQLHYIGSQFNSIQFIDENFGWTVGDNGIILKTTNGGTNWIEQARDSSYGLLNVIFSDQNNGWATGIYYLSGSTHIVLKTTDGGTSWIEQDVGIEELIWSIYFVDQYTGWLVGENGTILKTTDGGDNWTSQSSGTSDFLISVHFVNINMGWILGENNTILNTTDGGDSWAVQSYFGFQLYDIYFVDQYNGWISGFGGQILRTSDGGINWANQSSGVDNFLSSIYFIDSTTGWTVGEQGIILHTTDGGGITFNEDNEIKIPTELSLSQNYPNPFNPTTIITYEIPKTEFVTLKVYDILGREVATLVNEEKPASSYEVQFNASGLTSGIYFYQLNTGNNSETKKMILLK, from the coding sequence TTGAAAAAAATATTTTACTCAATTTTGATCTCATTTCTCTTTCAACAATTTGTATTCTCACAAGAAGGCTGGTTTCAACAGAGTCCTTTTCCAACAGGTGAGATGTTGAATTCTGTCAAGTTTATCGAATTAACCGGCTGTGCAGTAGGTTATAATGGTACAATAGTAATAACTACAGATGGTGGAGAAACGTGGACAAAACAAGAGAGTGGGGTGAGCAGTACTTTAAATTCTATTTTTTTATATGATCAAAATGTTGGTTGGGCTGTTGGTGATGATGGTGTTGTTTTAAAGACGACTGATAGTGGTATTACTTGGTTAGATAAATCAACTAATTTTCTTAATAATTTAACTTCGGTTCATTTTACAGATAGCAATGTTGGTTATATAGTAGGTGAGAATGGTATTATTCTCAAGACAATTAATGGTGGTGATAATTGGATAAATCAAATGAGTAATACAAATTTTTGGCTATTCTCCGTTTATTTTATTGATCAAAATATAGGTTGGATTGTAGGAGATGATTATGGTCTTACAGGAATATTCCTTAAAACAACTGATGGCGGCACAAACTGGATAAATCAATCTGAGGGGATAACTACAGGATTATACTCGGTAAATTTTATTGATGAGTATAAAGGCTGGGTTGTTGGATATGCTGATAGTATTTACATGACATCTGATGGTGGAACAAGTTGGATTAGTCAATCAAGCGGTACTTACTCCTCTTTAATATCGATTGATTTTACAGATCAGAACTATGGATCGATTGTAGGGAATAATGGAACTATCCTTATTACAACTGATGGAGGGCTCCAATGGATTAATTCTTTAAGCGGTACTTTTTATCATTTAACGTCTGTTAATTTTATAAATCAGAATTCTGGTTGGGCAGTAGGTGAACTTGGAACCATCCTTAATACTACGGATGGGGGATTAAGCTGGAAGAATCAGGTGAAAGGGACTCAAGACTATCTAAACTCTGTTTGTTTTGTGGATGAGAATATCGGATGGACAGTTGGTGGTGAAATTCACAAGACTACTGATGGCGGTACGAACTGGATTACTCAACTACATTATATAGGTTCACAGTTTAATTCTATACAATTCATTGATGAAAATTTTGGTTGGACCGTAGGTGATAATGGAATAATCCTCAAGACGACCAATGGCGGTACTAATTGGATAGAACAGGCAAGAGATTCTTCCTATGGCTTGCTGAATGTAATTTTTTCTGATCAGAATAATGGCTGGGCTACAGGTATTTATTATTTGAGTGGTTCTACTCATATAGTGCTGAAAACCACCGATGGAGGAACAAGTTGGATAGAGCAAGATGTAGGAATTGAGGAGCTAATATGGTCAATTTATTTTGTGGATCAATATACAGGATGGCTTGTTGGTGAAAACGGTACTATTTTAAAGACAACTGACGGTGGTGATAATTGGACTTCTCAATCTAGTGGTACTTCTGATTTTTTAATTTCTGTGCATTTTGTTAACATTAATATGGGGTGGATTCTGGGAGAAAATAATACAATTCTTAATACAACTGATGGTGGTGATAGCTGGGCAGTTCAGTCATATTTCGGGTTTCAATTATATGACATATATTTTGTGGATCAATATAACGGCTGGATATCCGGTTTTGGAGGGCAAATTCTTAGAACGTCAGATGGTGGAATTAACTGGGCGAACCAATCAAGCGGTGTAGACAATTTTTTATCCTCAATTTATTTTATAGATTCAACTACAGGATGGACTGTGGGTGAGCAAGGAATAATACTTCATACCACTGATGGTGGAGGTATCACATTTAATGAAGATAACGAAATAAAAATACCAACCGAGCTTAGTTTATCCCAAAACTACCCCAACCCATTCAACCCAACTACAATAATTACTTATGAAATCCCAAAGACAGAATTTGTTACACTTAAAGTTTATGACATTCTCGGTAGAGAAGTTGCAACTTTAGTTAACGAAGAAAAACCAGCAAGCAGCTATGAAGTTCAGTTCAATGCAAGCGGACTGACAAGTGGAATCTATTTCTACCAGTTAAATACCGGTAATAATTCTGAAACAAAAAAGATGATTCTCCTCAAATAA
- a CDS encoding D-alanine--D-alanine ligase, producing the protein MLNSKPKVALLVGGTSPERAVSKMSGKGILQALKNLQYPTKVIDPAYGLHQPEEEEDFFSDKDYSEISNRNCIDAINSTMFDDVDVVFSAMHGKWAEDGTIQSLLELRGLKYTGSKVLASSLAMDKEMSKVIFRQAGVQTADWFTVQQRSFEPILIADEINQRFGFPCIIKANDQGSTVGLKIVQGKYEVEEGIKLALQYSSKALIEKYIPGRELTVAVLSNEALPVLEIVPKSGFYDYKHKYTSGMSEYIVPANIPEKVAKKAQHQALIAFQSLGCDGYARIDFRLNEQNEIYCLEVNTLPGMTPLSLVPKAAKAVGISYEELVEKIIRQAL; encoded by the coding sequence ATGTTAAATTCAAAACCCAAAGTTGCATTATTAGTTGGCGGAACCTCTCCCGAGAGAGCAGTTTCAAAAATGTCTGGCAAAGGAATATTGCAGGCATTAAAGAATCTTCAATATCCAACAAAGGTTATCGATCCTGCATATGGTTTGCATCAACCAGAAGAAGAAGAGGATTTCTTTTCTGATAAAGATTATTCTGAAATCTCAAACCGTAATTGTATTGATGCGATAAATTCAACGATGTTTGATGATGTTGATGTCGTGTTTTCAGCAATGCACGGAAAGTGGGCTGAAGATGGAACAATTCAGTCTCTTCTGGAACTAAGAGGTTTGAAATATACCGGTTCAAAAGTTCTTGCAAGTTCTTTGGCAATGGATAAGGAAATGTCAAAAGTAATTTTCAGACAGGCAGGAGTCCAGACCGCAGACTGGTTCACTGTTCAACAGAGAAGCTTCGAGCCAATTCTTATTGCGGATGAAATAAATCAGAGATTTGGTTTCCCGTGCATAATAAAAGCAAACGATCAGGGCTCAACCGTTGGTTTAAAAATTGTCCAGGGTAAATACGAAGTTGAAGAAGGAATTAAACTCGCACTGCAATATTCTTCCAAAGCTTTGATTGAAAAATATATTCCGGGAAGAGAATTAACCGTTGCCGTTCTTTCAAATGAAGCATTACCTGTTCTTGAAATCGTTCCTAAGAGTGGCTTCTACGATTACAAACATAAATACACTTCCGGAATGAGCGAATATATTGTTCCGGCAAACATTCCTGAAAAAGTTGCAAAGAAAGCACAACATCAGGCACTAATTGCGTTTCAATCACTTGGATGTGATGGTTATGCAAGAATTGATTTTCGGTTGAATGAGCAAAACGAAATTTATTGTCTTGAAGTTAACACACTTCCGGGAATGACTCCACTCAGTCTTGTTCCGAAAGCTGCAAAAGCAGTTGGAATTTCATATGAAGAATTAGTTGAAAAAATTATTCGGCAGGCACTTTAA
- a CDS encoding transposase produces the protein MGRRGRSNLTEERFYFVTTTVVKFTPIFTNNHFCDILISNIKHYREKYKYIVLGYVIMPSHFHWILIVTTKYGTISDIMRDIKKFTAWQIFDTLNESSELLKIFHESAEGLKDQTKKLWMPRFDDEVIRSQQMFWAKLNYIHNNPVKAGLVSRAEDYKYSSARNYVNGDHTVLEVDVEYAGIRML, from the coding sequence ATGGGAAGAAGAGGAAGAAGCAATTTAACAGAAGAAAGATTTTATTTTGTAACTACAACCGTTGTAAAGTTCACGCCAATATTTACCAACAACCATTTCTGCGACATACTAATCTCAAATATTAAACATTACAGAGAAAAGTATAAATACATAGTTCTCGGTTATGTGATTATGCCGTCTCACTTCCACTGGATATTGATTGTGACTACAAAGTATGGAACAATCTCTGATATAATGAGAGACATAAAGAAATTTACTGCCTGGCAGATATTTGATACTCTAAATGAGAGCAGTGAACTTCTGAAAATATTCCATGAATCAGCGGAAGGATTGAAAGACCAGACGAAGAAATTATGGATGCCAAGATTTGATGATGAGGTAATTAGAAGCCAGCAGATGTTCTGGGCAAAATTGAATTACATACATAACAATCCTGTGAAGGCGGGATTAGTAAGCAGAGCAGAAGATTACAAATATTCAAGTGCAAGAAATTATGTGAATGGAGATCATACTGTTCTTGAAGTTGATGTTGAGTATGCAGGAATAAGGATGTTGTAG
- a CDS encoding methylenetetrahydrofolate reductase, which yields MKVIDHLEKAKEPLISFELIPPKRGGDITDVLHVLDGIIKFRPPFIDITSHSAEVIYEETPEGIKKKVKRKRPGTLGICALIQNKYNVDAVPHILVKGFTREETEDFMIELNYLGIDNVLAIRGDDSGYEKPIPTGRSANKNSVELVQQIMRMNKGIYLEDSLLDARPTKFCIGVGGYPEKHFEAPNLKADIKFAKEKIDAGADYIVTQMFYDNKFYFDYVEKCREAGIKVPIIPGLKILTSKAQLHSIPKDFHVSIPSALSDEIENAKPDEVMNIGVEWATNQVRELLDKNVPSVHFYIMLNARPISMVMDKLKLFNKVF from the coding sequence ATGAAAGTAATTGATCATTTAGAGAAGGCGAAAGAACCTCTTATAAGTTTCGAATTGATTCCTCCAAAACGCGGCGGAGATATTACGGATGTTTTACACGTTCTCGATGGAATAATAAAATTCAGACCACCGTTTATTGATATCACCAGTCACTCCGCAGAAGTTATTTACGAAGAAACTCCCGAAGGAATAAAAAAGAAAGTAAAAAGAAAACGACCAGGAACACTTGGTATCTGTGCCCTCATCCAGAATAAATATAATGTTGATGCTGTTCCTCATATTCTTGTAAAAGGATTTACCCGAGAAGAAACAGAAGATTTTATGATTGAGTTGAATTATCTCGGTATCGATAATGTGCTTGCAATTCGGGGAGATGACAGCGGTTACGAAAAACCAATCCCAACCGGAAGAAGTGCGAATAAAAATTCAGTTGAGCTAGTGCAGCAGATAATGCGGATGAACAAAGGGATCTACCTGGAAGATTCATTGCTTGATGCACGACCAACAAAATTTTGCATTGGTGTCGGCGGATATCCTGAAAAACATTTCGAAGCTCCGAACTTAAAAGCAGATATAAAATTTGCAAAAGAAAAAATAGATGCTGGCGCTGATTATATTGTTACACAGATGTTTTATGATAATAAATTTTATTTTGATTATGTGGAAAAGTGTCGTGAGGCAGGAATAAAAGTTCCAATTATTCCGGGACTAAAAATATTAACTTCAAAAGCTCAGCTTCATTCGATTCCAAAAGATTTTCATGTCAGCATTCCTTCGGCGCTGTCTGATGAAATTGAAAATGCGAAGCCGGATGAGGTAATGAACATCGGTGTTGAATGGGCAACAAACCAGGTTCGCGAGCTTCTCGATAAAAATGTTCCGAGCGTTCATTTTTACATTATGCTCAATGCCAGACCAATAAGTATGGTGATGGATAAGCTGAAATTATTCAACAAAGTTTTTTAG
- a CDS encoding EutN/CcmL family microcompartment protein → MILAKVKGNLVSTQKNSNLVGQKLLLVHPVDLKNNFIGNNDVVAIDVANAGIGDTVLLVQEGKAVQQILGHKNAPVHSIVVAVVDSIDVNEKYTSKK, encoded by the coding sequence ATGATCCTGGCAAAAGTTAAGGGAAACCTGGTTTCAACTCAGAAAAATTCCAATCTGGTCGGACAGAAATTATTGCTCGTTCATCCTGTCGATTTGAAAAACAATTTCATTGGTAATAATGATGTTGTTGCCATCGATGTTGCTAATGCAGGAATCGGTGACACTGTTTTACTGGTTCAGGAAGGAAAAGCTGTCCAGCAGATTCTCGGACATAAAAACGCTCCGGTCCATTCGATTGTTGTTGCAGTTGTCGATTCAATCGATGTGAACGAAAAGTACACTTCAAAAAAATAA
- the dprA gene encoding DNA-protecting protein DprA, which yields MSKLSFEQLTDLFLLLSIDGIGPGKFRNLLAKFRNTKNILSADYQSLMNVEGISTNLAKRIRKASQERVDSEKFTEKELKKLEKLGGKIVTIWDQEYPSILKKIYDPPILFYILGDLTESDQYSIAIVGTRQPTNYGKVHTEKISMELSKQGITIISGMARGIDSIAHNAAVKSGGRTIAIIGSGLDIIYPAENKKLFEKISENGAVISEFSLGTKPDAQNFPRRNRIISGLSLGVVVIETGIQGGAMQTAALALDQNREVFALPGNVGVKQSDGTNLLIQKGEAKLITSADDVISELEIKLKPVLGKNIPKQQIDITLFEEKIINVMNSEPLHIDKIASLANLSSSDCLVNLLSLEFKGLIKQLPGKMFALL from the coding sequence GTGAGTAAACTAAGTTTTGAACAGTTAACTGATCTGTTTTTACTTTTATCGATTGACGGTATCGGTCCCGGTAAATTCCGTAATCTTCTCGCAAAATTTAGAAATACAAAAAATATTCTTTCAGCAGATTATCAATCCTTAATGAATGTTGAAGGAATCAGCACCAATCTCGCAAAAAGAATCCGTAAAGCTTCGCAAGAAAGAGTTGACTCAGAAAAATTCACAGAGAAAGAATTAAAGAAGCTAGAAAAACTCGGCGGTAAAATCGTTACTATCTGGGATCAGGAATATCCGTCAATCCTGAAAAAGATTTATGACCCTCCTATTCTTTTTTACATTCTAGGTGATCTTACAGAAAGTGATCAATACTCCATTGCTATTGTAGGAACAAGACAACCAACCAATTATGGTAAAGTGCACACAGAAAAGATTTCAATGGAACTTTCCAAACAAGGAATTACTATAATCAGCGGAATGGCAAGAGGTATCGATTCAATTGCACACAATGCTGCAGTTAAATCTGGCGGAAGAACAATTGCAATTATCGGAAGCGGACTCGATATTATCTATCCTGCAGAAAACAAGAAATTGTTTGAAAAGATTTCTGAAAATGGAGCTGTAATAAGTGAATTTTCTCTCGGCACAAAACCAGACGCACAAAATTTTCCTAGAAGGAACAGAATTATCTCAGGATTAAGTTTGGGCGTTGTGGTAATCGAAACGGGAATCCAGGGTGGTGCAATGCAAACTGCTGCACTTGCACTTGATCAGAACAGAGAAGTTTTTGCGCTGCCCGGAAATGTTGGAGTGAAACAATCTGATGGAACCAATCTATTGATTCAAAAAGGGGAAGCTAAATTAATTACTTCGGCAGATGATGTTATAAGTGAACTGGAAATTAAGTTGAAACCTGTGCTTGGAAAAAACATTCCGAAACAGCAAATAGATATCACCCTTTTCGAGGAAAAAATTATTAACGTGATGAACTCAGAACCGCTTCACATTGATAAAATTGCTTCGCTTGCAAATCTATCTTCTTCCGATTGTCTGGTGAATTTACTTTCGCTGGAATTTAAAGGATTGATAAAGCAGCTGCCGGGGAAAATGTTTGCATTGCTTTAG
- a CDS encoding Gfo/Idh/MocA family oxidoreductase: MVKVRRPVVKKLKWGVAGCGRFTEHTFIPTLKFVRRSTVQSFYSHNLNRAKELAELSGASGYFNNYNDFLKSDIDCVFIGSVNAHHYEQVIKAAEAGKNILCEKPLAITSKQAEEMVDACKRNNIFLAVNYVHRLHPHVIKAKELIKNQTIGKLVSVSVSCNLDFPPSNNFRFNKELSGGGALRDLGTHMIDLLRFFGGEISEINGYMDNIIYNYEVEDYVSAIVKYENGNYGSFNVSFNTKKAFNRIEILGHTGAISIENFIGVKGVPSKITIQLDGEAKKSFRKRGNKFLFMMRAVQKSFLKNQTPPVTGEDGLINIKLMEELERKCQR; this comes from the coding sequence ATGGTTAAAGTTAGAAGACCTGTAGTAAAGAAACTTAAATGGGGAGTCGCAGGCTGCGGAAGATTCACTGAACACACCTTCATACCAACACTGAAATTTGTAAGAAGAAGTACGGTTCAATCATTTTACAGTCACAATCTTAACAGAGCGAAGGAATTAGCAGAACTATCGGGAGCTTCAGGATACTTTAATAATTACAATGATTTCCTGAAATCAGATATTGATTGTGTTTTTATTGGAAGTGTAAATGCGCATCATTACGAGCAGGTAATAAAAGCTGCAGAAGCAGGAAAAAATATTCTCTGCGAAAAACCTCTCGCAATAACAAGCAAGCAAGCAGAGGAAATGGTTGATGCCTGCAAAAGAAATAATATATTCCTTGCTGTAAATTATGTTCATCGTCTTCATCCTCATGTTATCAAAGCAAAAGAATTAATAAAGAATCAAACTATTGGCAAGCTTGTATCAGTAAGCGTTTCTTGTAATCTGGATTTTCCTCCGAGCAACAACTTCAGGTTCAACAAAGAATTAAGCGGTGGCGGTGCTTTGCGTGATCTTGGAACTCATATGATAGATCTGTTAAGATTTTTCGGAGGAGAAATCTCAGAGATAAATGGATATATGGACAACATCATTTATAATTATGAGGTTGAGGATTATGTATCTGCAATTGTGAAATATGAAAACGGGAATTATGGTTCGTTCAATGTTTCATTTAATACAAAAAAGGCTTTCAACAGGATTGAGATACTTGGGCATACCGGAGCAATAAGCATCGAGAATTTTATTGGAGTAAAAGGAGTCCCGTCAAAAATCACTATTCAACTTGATGGAGAAGCAAAGAAAAGTTTCAGGAAAAGAGGGAACAAATTTTTGTTTATGATGAGAGCGGTACAAAAATCATTTCTGAAAAATCAAACCCCACCTGTTACCGGTGAAGACGGACTGATTAATATTAAATTAATGGAAGAGCTTGAAAGAAAATGTCAGAGATAG
- a CDS encoding class II aldolase/adducin family protein → MSEIDKLISVCHKVYQKGFVAASDGNVSLITSDNTVLITRSGICKGEITEKDILEFDFNGKHLKGEGKITTEFKLHLYAYSKRKDVNAVVHCHPVHATAFSLLGEGLVNHYFPEVILTLGKVHLCKYATPSTNDLPLSLDPFIEYGWAFLLQNHGAMTLGKNVDDAYYKMEKLEHAAETLFKARLLGKPNELSSEDVKRLFEISEETYGITQDPRNVF, encoded by the coding sequence ATGTCAGAGATAGATAAGCTCATTTCGGTTTGTCACAAAGTCTATCAAAAAGGATTTGTTGCTGCCAGTGATGGAAATGTTTCGCTTATTACTTCCGATAACACTGTCTTGATTACACGTTCCGGAATCTGCAAGGGTGAAATTACAGAAAAAGATATTCTCGAATTTGATTTCAACGGAAAGCATTTAAAAGGCGAAGGGAAAATCACCACAGAATTTAAACTTCATCTTTATGCATACTCAAAACGAAAAGATGTAAACGCTGTTGTTCATTGTCATCCTGTTCACGCGACTGCTTTTTCGCTTTTGGGTGAAGGACTTGTGAATCATTATTTCCCGGAAGTGATTTTGACTCTCGGAAAAGTTCATCTTTGTAAATATGCAACGCCATCGACAAACGATCTTCCGTTAAGTCTCGATCCTTTTATAGAATACGGCTGGGCATTTCTGCTTCAAAACCATGGGGCAATGACTCTCGGAAAAAATGTCGACGATGCATATTACAAAATGGAAAAGCTTGAACACGCAGCAGAAACTCTTTTCAAAGCTAGATTACTTGGAAAACCAAACGAATTATCATCTGAAGATGTTAAGAGGTTATTTGAAATATCAGAAGAAACTTACGGTATCACGCAGGATCCAAGAAATGTTTTTTAA
- a CDS encoding septum formation initiator family protein, with translation MIRLRKKFVMYLFITIIILGMIYIFFNERGLVKYHGLKSKVDSMQVELENIKLENERLKNEVDSLQKKIPAKMEQVAREKYNMKREGETLIEIEEK, from the coding sequence ATGATAAGGCTTAGAAAGAAATTTGTTATGTATTTGTTTATTACCATCATCATTCTTGGAATGATATACATTTTTTTCAACGAACGTGGATTGGTAAAATATCATGGATTGAAGAGCAAGGTTGATTCAATGCAGGTTGAACTTGAAAACATTAAATTGGAAAATGAAAGACTTAAGAATGAAGTTGATTCTTTGCAAAAGAAAATTCCAGCCAAGATGGAACAAGTAGCACGGGAAAAATATAATATGAAACGTGAAGGTGAAACATTAATTGAAATCGAAGAAAAGTGA